One Felis catus isolate Fca126 chromosome D1, F.catus_Fca126_mat1.0, whole genome shotgun sequence DNA segment encodes these proteins:
- the BDNF gene encoding brain-derived neurotrophic factor precursor (The RefSeq protein has 4 substitutions compared to this genomic sequence) gives MTILFLTMVISYFGCMKAAPMKEANVRGQGSLAYPGVRTHGTLESVNGPKAGSRRLTSLADTFEHVIEELLDEDQKGRPNEENSKDADLYTSRVMLSSQVPLEPPLLFLLEEYKNYLDAANMSVRVRRHSDPARRGELSVCDGISEWVTAADKKTAVDMSGGTVTVLEKVPVSKGQLKQYFYETKCNPMGYTKEGCRGIDKRHWNSQCRTTQSYVRALTMDSKKRIGWRFIRIDTSCVCTLTIKRGR, from the coding sequence ATGACCATCCTTTTCCTTACTATGGTTATTTCATACTTCGGTTGCATGAAGGCTGCCCCCATGAAAGAAGCCAACGGCCGAGGACAAGGCAGCTTGGCCTACCCAGGTGTGCGGACCCATGGGACTCTGGAGAGCGTGAACGGGCCCAAGGCAGGGTCGAGAGGCCTGACATCCTTGGCTGACACTTTTGAACACGTGATAGAAGAGCTGTTGGACGAGGACCAGAAAGGTCGACCCAATGAAGAAAACAGTAAGGACGCGGACTTATACACTTCCAGGGTGATGCTCAGTAGTCAAGTGCCTTTGGagcctcctctcctctttctgcttGAGGAATACAAAAATTACCTGGATGCTGCAAACATGTCTATGAGGGTCCGGCGCCACTCTGACCCTGCCCGCCGCGGGGAGCTGAGCGTGTGCGACAGCATTAGCGAGTGGGTGACAGCGGCAGATAAAAAGACTGCAGTGGACATGTCGGGCGGGACGGTCACCGTCCTTGAAAAAGTCCCTGTATCGAAAGGCCAACTGAAGCAGTACTTCTACGAGACCAAGTGCAATCCCATGGGTTACACAAAGGAGGGCTGCAGGGGCATAGACAAAAGGCATTGGAACTCCCAGTGCCGAACTACCCAGTCGTACGTGCGGGCCCTCACCATGGATAGCAAAAAGAGAATTGGCTGGCGATTCATAAGGATAGACACTTCCTGTGTATGTACATTGACCATTAAAAGGGGAAGATAG